The following coding sequences are from one Culex quinquefasciatus strain JHB chromosome 1, VPISU_Cqui_1.0_pri_paternal, whole genome shotgun sequence window:
- the LOC6033672 gene encoding triosephosphate isomerase has translation MGRKFCVGGNWKLNGDKASITELCKVLTTGPLNADTEVVVGCPAPYLTLARSQLPDTVGVAAQNCYKVAKGAFTGEISPAMLKDLNIGWVILGHSERRAIFGESDELIADKIVHALAEGLKVIACIGETLQEREAGQTEAVCFRQTKAIADKVKDWSNVVIAYEPVWAIGTGKTATPEQAQEVHAALRKWFTENVSADVSAAIRIQYGGSVTAANCRELAAKPDIDGFLVGGASLKPEFIQIVNARA, from the exons ATGGGTCGTAAGTTCTGCGTTGGAGGAAACTGGAAGTTGAACGGCGACAAGGCCAGCATCACCGAGCTGTGCAAGGTGCTGACGACTGGTCCGCTGAACGCCGACACCGAGGTCGTGGTCGGCTGCCCGGCCCCGTATTTGACATTGGCCCGCAGCCAGCTGCCGGACACCGTCGGCGTTGCCGCCCAG AACTGCTACAAGGTCGCCAAGGGTGCCTTCACCGGTGAGATCTCGCCGGCCATGCTGAAGGATCTGAACATTGGCTGGGTCATCCTGGGCCACTCGGAGCGTCGTGCCATCTTCGGCGAGTCGGACGAGCTGATTGCCGACAAGATCGTGCACGCGCTGGCTGAGGGCCTCAAGGTGATTGCCTGCATCGGTGAGACCCTGCAGGAGCGTGAGGCTGGCCAAACCGAGGCCGTTTGCTTCCGCCAGACCAAGGCCATCGCCGACAAGGTCAAGGACTGGTCCAACGTTGTGATTGCGTACGAACCCGTGTGGGCCATCGGAACCGGCAAGACCGCCACTCCGGAACAGGCCCAGGAGGTGCACGCCGCACTCAGGAAGTGGTTCACGGAGAACGTGTCCGCCGATGTGTCCGCGGCGATCCGCATCCAGTACGGAGGTTCCGTGACTGCTGCCAACTGCCGCGAGCTGGCCGCCAAGCCCGACATTGACGGATTCCTGGTCGGTGGAGCCTCGCTCAAGCCGGAGTTCATCCAGATTGTCAACGCCAGAGCGTAA